A DNA window from Streptococcus mutans contains the following coding sequences:
- a CDS encoding PolC-type DNA polymerase III: MSELFKKLMDQIEMPLEMKNSRVFSSADIVEVKVYPESRIWDFRFSFETILPIDFYQELRSRLVTSFETADIKAVFDIEVENAEFSNELLQAYYQEAFKQPTCNSASFKSSFSHLTVSYTDGKVLISAPQFVNNDHFRKNHLPNLEKQFEAFGFGKLSFDIVSNQKMTEEIKHHFESSRQQQIQKASQETLEIQKSLEASMPSPEETPKSVSNFKERIKDRQAAFEKAEITPMAEIETEENRITFEGLVFDVERKTTRTGRHIINFKMTDYTSSFPMQKWAKDDEELKKYDMISKGAWLRVRGNIENNPFTKALTMNVQNVKTIVHKERKDLMPQGEKRVEFHAHTNMSTMDALPTVEQLVAKAAQFGHPAVAITDHGNVQSFPHGYHAGKKNGIKVLFGLEANLVEDRVPIVYNEVDMDMNEATYVVFDVETTGLSAINNDLIQIAASKMHKGNIVEQFDEFIDPGHPLSQFTTDLTGITDQHVKGAKPILQVLQEFQSFCQDTVLVAHNATFDVGFMNANYERHDLPKITQPVIDTLEFARNLYPEYKRHGLGPLTKRFQVSLEHHHMANYDAEATGRLLFIFLKEAKEKHGVNNLLDLNTKIVDDNSYKKARVKHATIYVLNQKGLKNLFKLVSLSNVTYFAGVARIPRTILDQYRDGLLLGTACSDGEVFDTVLSKGVEDAVEVAKYYDFIEVMPPALYEPLLARELIKDEAGIQQIIKDLIEVGRRLDKPVLATGDVHYLEPEDEIYREIIVRSLGQGAMINRPIGRGENAQPAPLPKAHFRTTNEMLDEFAFLGEDLARDIVIKNPNEMVERFEDVEVVKTDLYTPFIENSEEKVAEMTYEKAFEIYGNPLPDIIDLRIEKELTSILGNGFAVIYLASQMLVNRSNERGYLVGSRGSVGSSFVATMIGITEVNPMPPHYICPNPDCKHSEFITDGSVGSGYDLPDKICSECGTPYKKDGQDIPFETFLGFDGDKVPDIDLNFSGDDQPSAHLDVRDIFGEEYAFRAGTVGTVADRTAYGFVKGYERDYGKFYRDAEVDRLAQGSAGVKRTTGQHPGGIVVIPNYMDVYDFTPVQYPADDLTAEWQTTHFNFHDIDENVLKLDVLGHDDPTMIRKLQDLSGIDPKTIPADDPEVMKLFSGTEVLGVTEEEIGTPTGMLGIPEFGTNFVRGMVDETHPTTFAELLQLSGLSHGTDVWLGNAQDLIKQGIATLSTVIGCRDDIMVYLMHAGLEPKMAFTIMERVRKGAWLKISEEERNGYISAMRENNVPDWYIESCGKIKYMFPKAHAAAYVLMALRVAYFKVHHPIYYYCAYFSIRAKAFELKTMSAGLDAVKARMADISQKRKINQASNVEIDLFTTLEIVNEMLERGFKFGQLDLYRSDATEFIIDGDTLIPPFVALEGLGENVAKQIVKARNEGEFLSKTELRKRGGLSSTLVEKMSDMGILGSMPEDNQLSLFDDFF, translated from the coding sequence ATGTCGGAATTGTTTAAAAAATTGATGGATCAGATTGAGATGCCGCTTGAAATGAAGAATTCAAGGGTTTTTTCATCTGCTGATATTGTGGAAGTGAAGGTTTATCCTGAGAGTCGGATTTGGGATTTCCGTTTTTCTTTTGAGACCATCTTACCAATTGATTTTTATCAGGAGTTAAGAAGCAGATTAGTGACGAGTTTTGAAACAGCTGATATTAAGGCTGTTTTTGACATTGAAGTGGAGAATGCTGAATTTTCTAACGAGCTTTTGCAGGCTTATTATCAGGAGGCTTTTAAGCAGCCGACTTGCAATAGTGCTAGTTTTAAAAGCTCTTTTTCGCACTTAACTGTTTCCTATACTGATGGGAAAGTTCTTATTTCAGCGCCGCAATTTGTCAATAATGATCATTTTCGAAAGAATCATTTACCTAATCTTGAAAAGCAGTTTGAAGCGTTTGGGTTTGGGAAATTAAGTTTTGACATTGTATCTAATCAAAAAATGACAGAGGAAATAAAACATCATTTTGAATCCTCTCGTCAGCAGCAAATTCAAAAGGCTAGTCAAGAAACGTTAGAAATTCAAAAATCATTAGAAGCTTCAATGCCGTCGCCTGAAGAAACGCCTAAATCCGTATCTAATTTCAAAGAGCGAATCAAGGATCGGCAAGCAGCTTTTGAAAAGGCTGAGATTACGCCTATGGCTGAAATTGAAACTGAGGAAAATCGTATCACATTTGAAGGGCTTGTTTTTGATGTGGAACGCAAGACAACAAGAACCGGACGTCATATCATCAATTTTAAAATGACGGATTATACCTCCAGTTTTCCGATGCAAAAGTGGGCTAAGGATGATGAAGAATTAAAGAAATATGACATGATTTCTAAGGGTGCTTGGTTGCGCGTGCGTGGCAATATCGAGAATAATCCTTTTACAAAAGCCCTAACCATGAATGTCCAAAATGTCAAGACCATTGTTCATAAAGAGCGTAAGGACTTAATGCCCCAAGGGGAAAAACGTGTTGAATTTCACGCTCATACCAATATGTCAACCATGGATGCTTTGCCAACAGTTGAGCAATTAGTGGCCAAGGCGGCTCAGTTTGGTCATCCTGCGGTTGCTATTACGGATCATGGCAATGTTCAGAGTTTCCCTCATGGCTATCATGCAGGTAAAAAGAATGGTATTAAGGTTCTCTTTGGCTTGGAGGCTAATCTTGTTGAGGACCGTGTACCTATTGTCTACAATGAAGTTGACATGGATATGAATGAAGCGACCTATGTTGTTTTTGACGTGGAAACTACAGGACTTTCAGCCATCAATAATGATTTGATTCAGATTGCAGCTTCTAAGATGCATAAAGGAAATATTGTTGAGCAATTTGATGAGTTTATTGATCCCGGGCATCCGCTTAGTCAGTTTACAACCGATTTAACAGGGATCACAGATCAGCATGTGAAAGGGGCTAAGCCCATTTTACAAGTATTGCAGGAATTTCAGTCCTTTTGTCAAGATACAGTTTTAGTTGCCCATAACGCCACTTTTGACGTTGGCTTTATGAATGCCAATTATGAAAGGCATGACCTGCCAAAGATTACGCAGCCAGTCATTGATACCTTGGAATTTGCACGAAATCTTTATCCAGAATACAAACGTCATGGTTTAGGTCCCTTGACTAAACGCTTTCAGGTATCGCTTGAGCACCACCACATGGCTAATTACGACGCTGAGGCAACTGGTCGTCTTCTCTTTATCTTTCTTAAAGAGGCGAAAGAAAAGCATGGGGTCAACAATCTTTTAGATCTTAATACTAAAATTGTTGATGATAATTCTTACAAGAAAGCTCGGGTAAAGCATGCAACCATTTATGTCCTGAATCAAAAAGGGTTGAAAAATTTATTTAAATTAGTCAGTCTATCCAATGTTACTTATTTTGCAGGTGTGGCTAGAATACCAAGAACGATTCTTGATCAGTATCGTGATGGCCTCTTACTGGGGACAGCCTGCTCTGATGGTGAAGTTTTTGATACGGTTCTCTCAAAAGGGGTTGAAGATGCTGTGGAGGTAGCCAAGTATTATGATTTTATTGAAGTCATGCCACCTGCTCTTTATGAACCTCTTCTTGCTCGTGAATTAATCAAAGATGAAGCAGGAATTCAGCAAATTATTAAAGATCTTATTGAAGTTGGTCGTCGTTTAGATAAGCCTGTCTTGGCAACTGGTGATGTCCATTATCTGGAACCGGAAGACGAAATTTATCGTGAAATCATTGTTAGAAGTCTGGGACAGGGAGCTATGATTAATCGTCCTATTGGGCGTGGTGAAAATGCTCAGCCAGCTCCTCTGCCCAAGGCTCATTTTAGAACAACCAATGAGATGTTGGATGAATTTGCTTTTTTAGGCGAAGATTTAGCCCGTGACATTGTCATTAAAAATCCAAATGAGATGGTTGAGCGTTTTGAAGATGTTGAAGTTGTTAAAACAGACCTCTATACACCTTTTATTGAGAATTCTGAAGAAAAAGTCGCTGAGATGACTTATGAAAAGGCCTTTGAAATTTATGGCAATCCTCTTCCGGATATCATTGACTTGCGTATTGAAAAAGAGTTGACTTCCATTTTGGGGAATGGATTTGCGGTGATTTATCTGGCTTCACAGATGCTGGTAAATCGTTCTAATGAACGTGGTTATCTGGTTGGTTCTAGAGGTTCGGTTGGTTCTAGTTTTGTGGCAACCATGATTGGTATTACAGAAGTGAATCCTATGCCGCCACACTATATTTGTCCCAATCCAGACTGTAAACATTCTGAATTTATTACGGATGGTTCTGTGGGTTCAGGCTATGATTTGCCTGATAAAATCTGTTCGGAATGCGGCACTCCGTACAAGAAAGATGGTCAGGATATTCCTTTTGAGACCTTCCTTGGTTTTGACGGAGACAAAGTTCCTGATATTGACTTAAACTTTTCAGGTGATGATCAGCCGAGTGCTCACTTAGATGTTCGTGATATTTTTGGTGAAGAATACGCCTTTCGTGCAGGAACAGTTGGTACGGTTGCAGATAGAACGGCTTATGGCTTTGTCAAAGGCTACGAAAGAGATTATGGCAAGTTTTACCGCGATGCAGAAGTTGATAGGCTGGCGCAGGGTTCAGCCGGTGTCAAACGAACAACTGGACAGCACCCCGGTGGGATCGTTGTTATTCCAAACTATATGGATGTTTATGATTTTACACCTGTTCAGTATCCTGCGGATGATTTAACAGCCGAATGGCAAACAACCCACTTTAACTTCCATGATATTGATGAAAATGTTCTTAAACTTGATGTGCTTGGTCATGATGATCCCACCATGATTCGCAAGCTGCAGGATTTGTCTGGTATTGATCCAAAAACAATTCCTGCTGACGATCCAGAAGTTATGAAACTGTTTTCAGGAACAGAAGTCTTGGGAGTTACTGAGGAAGAGATTGGAACACCGACTGGAATGCTAGGAATTCCTGAATTTGGAACCAACTTTGTTCGTGGAATGGTGGATGAGACCCATCCAACGACATTTGCGGAGCTTTTACAATTATCAGGACTTTCACATGGTACAGATGTGTGGTTGGGCAATGCACAGGATCTCATCAAACAAGGCATTGCAACGCTGTCAACGGTTATTGGTTGTCGTGATGATATTATGGTTTATCTTATGCACGCTGGTTTAGAACCTAAGATGGCCTTTACTATTATGGAGCGTGTACGTAAAGGGGCTTGGCTGAAGATTTCGGAGGAAGAGCGAAACGGGTATATCTCAGCCATGCGTGAGAATAATGTGCCGGATTGGTATATTGAATCCTGCGGAAAAATTAAATACATGTTTCCTAAAGCCCATGCGGCGGCTTATGTCTTGATGGCTCTTCGTGTTGCTTATTTTAAGGTGCATCACCCAATTTATTATTACTGTGCTTATTTCTCTATTCGTGCCAAGGCTTTTGAATTAAAGACAATGAGTGCTGGTTTGGATGCTGTTAAGGCACGCATGGCTGATATTAGTCAAAAGAGAAAAATCAACCAAGCTTCAAATGTTGAGATTGATCTTTTTACAACCTTAGAAATTGTCAATGAAATGTTGGAGAGAGGTTTCAAATTTGGACAGCTGGACTTGTATCGCAGTGATGCCACTGAATTTATCATTGATGGCGATACATTGATACCTCCTTTTGTGGCTTTGGAAGGTTTGGGCGAAAATGTTGCCAAACAAATCGTAAAAGCACGTAATGAAGGAGAGTTTCTTTCTAAGACAGAACTGCGTAAACGCGGCGGTTTGTCATCAACTTTGGTTGAAAAGATGAGCGATATGGGAATTTTAGGCAGTATGCCTGAAGATAATCAATTGTCACTTTTTGATGATTTCTTTTAA
- a CDS encoding MarR family winged helix-turn-helix transcriptional regulator: MGDLDKNPAVKAMVVFRKAMRTIDAQVAPSYKNNGLTQTQFAVLDVLYAKGEMTISRLIASILATSGNMTVVIKNMERNGWIYRSPNPDDRRASVVGLTEVGKQLIQKALPDHIAMVESAFSVMTEEEQLVLIDLLKKFKSL, translated from the coding sequence ATGGGTGATTTAGATAAGAATCCTGCAGTTAAAGCTATGGTTGTTTTTCGCAAGGCTATGCGAACAATTGATGCGCAAGTTGCTCCAAGCTATAAAAACAATGGTTTAACACAAACCCAGTTTGCCGTTTTGGATGTTCTTTATGCTAAAGGAGAGATGACCATCAGTCGTTTGATTGCTTCTATACTGGCGACGTCTGGCAATATGACGGTTGTGATTAAAAATATGGAACGTAATGGTTGGATTTACCGGAGCCCAAATCCAGATGACAGACGTGCCTCGGTTGTTGGTCTGACGGAAGTTGGCAAACAATTGATTCAAAAAGCTTTGCCTGATCATATTGCTATGGTAGAATCTGCTTTTTCTGTAATGACAGAAGAGGAGCAGTTAGTCCTAATAGATCTGTTGAAAAAGTTTAAATCTCTTTAA
- a CDS encoding NADPH-dependent FMN reductase, whose product MSKRILFIVGSFSEGSFNRQLAKKAETIIGDRAQVSYLSYDRVPFFNQDLETSVHPEVAHAREEVQEADAIWIFSPVYNYAIPGPVKNLLDWLSRSLDLSDPTGPSVLQDKIVTVSSVANGASPEEVFEDYRSLLPFIRMHLVDQLTGVPINSEAWSTGILKVSAEKLAELSAQADALLSAVEN is encoded by the coding sequence ATGTCAAAAAGAATTTTATTTATTGTCGGTTCGTTTAGTGAAGGATCATTCAACCGTCAATTAGCTAAAAAAGCAGAAACGATTATTGGTGATCGGGCTCAAGTTTCTTATTTAAGTTATGATCGTGTCCCGTTTTTTAATCAGGATTTAGAAACGTCAGTACATCCCGAGGTGGCACATGCACGAGAAGAAGTTCAAGAAGCAGATGCTATTTGGATTTTTTCACCCGTTTACAACTATGCTATTCCGGGCCCTGTCAAAAACCTGCTTGATTGGCTGTCGCGCTCTCTTGACTTATCAGATCCAACAGGACCTTCAGTGCTTCAAGATAAGATTGTGACGGTTTCCTCCGTTGCTAATGGGGCGTCTCCAGAGGAAGTTTTTGAGGATTACCGTTCTTTACTTCCTTTTATTCGTATGCATTTGGTAGATCAATTAACAGGTGTTCCAATTAACTCAGAAGCTTGGAGCACAGGTATTCTTAAAGTATCAGCAGAAAAATTAGCAGAATTATCTGCTCAGGCAGATGCTCTATTGTCTGCTGTAGAAAATTAG
- a CDS encoding thiamine pyrophosphate-dependent dehydrogenase E1 component subunit alpha — protein MARKILEVIIAMLSKKQYLDMFLKMQRIRDVDTKLNKLVRRGFVQGMTHFSVGEEAASVGAIQGLTDQDIIFSNHRGHGQTIAKGIDIPAMFAELAGKATGSSKGRGGSMHLANLEKGNYGTNGIVGGGYALAVGAALTQQYDNTGNIVVAFSGDSATNEGSFHESVNLAAVWNLPVIFFIINNRYGISTDINYSTKISHLYLRADAYGIPGHYVEDGNDVIAVYEKMQEVIDYVRSGNGPALVEVESYRWFGHSTADAGAYRTKEEVDAWKAKDPLKKYRTYLTENKIATDEELDTIEKEVAQEIEDAVKFAQDSPEPELSVAFEDVWVD, from the coding sequence ATGGCAAGAAAAATTTTGGAGGTCATTATAGCAATGTTATCTAAAAAACAATATTTGGATATGTTTTTAAAAATGCAGCGTATCCGTGATGTCGATACAAAACTCAATAAATTAGTTCGTCGTGGTTTCGTACAAGGTATGACACACTTTTCAGTAGGAGAAGAGGCGGCTTCGGTTGGTGCGATTCAAGGCTTGACTGATCAGGATATTATCTTTTCAAATCACCGTGGACATGGTCAAACCATTGCAAAAGGGATTGACATTCCTGCTATGTTTGCAGAATTAGCCGGTAAGGCAACGGGTTCTTCAAAAGGTCGTGGTGGTTCTATGCACTTGGCAAATCTTGAAAAAGGAAACTATGGGACCAATGGTATTGTTGGCGGGGGTTATGCCTTAGCAGTCGGTGCTGCTTTGACACAGCAATATGACAATACGGGAAATATTGTTGTCGCCTTTTCAGGAGACTCGGCAACTAATGAAGGCTCTTTCCATGAGTCTGTTAATTTGGCAGCTGTCTGGAATTTACCGGTTATCTTCTTTATTATTAATAATCGTTATGGTATCTCAACAGATATCAATTATTCGACTAAGATTTCACATCTTTATTTACGTGCTGATGCTTATGGTATTCCTGGACATTATGTTGAAGATGGTAATGATGTCATTGCAGTTTATGAAAAAATGCAGGAAGTCATTGATTATGTGCGTTCAGGAAATGGGCCAGCTCTTGTTGAAGTGGAATCTTATCGTTGGTTCGGACATTCTACTGCTGATGCAGGAGCTTACCGTACAAAAGAAGAAGTAGATGCTTGGAAAGCTAAAGATCCTCTCAAGAAATACCGCACTTATCTAACGGAAAATAAGATTGCAACAGATGAGGAACTTGATACGATTGAAAAAGAAGTCGCACAGGAAATTGAGGATGCAGTGAAATTTGCCCAAGATAGCCCTGAACCAGAGCTTTCTGTAGCTTTTGAAGATGTTTGGGTAGATTAG
- a CDS encoding alpha-ketoacid dehydrogenase subunit beta gives MSETKVVALREAINLAMSEEMRKDEKIILMGEDVGIYGGDFGTSVGMLAEFGEKRVKDTPISEAAIAGSAVGAAQTGLRPIVDLTFMDFVTIAMDAIVNQGAKANYMFGGGLKTPVTFRVASGSGIGSAAQHSQSLEAWLTHIPGIKVVAPGTVNDAKALLKSAIRDNNIVIFMEPKALYGKKEEVNLDPDFYIPLGKGEIKREGTDVTIVSYGRMLERVLKAAEEVAAEDISVEVVDPRTLIPLDKDLIINSVKKTGKVILVNDAYKTGGFIGEIASVITESEAFDYLDAPVLRLASEDVPVPYSHVLETAILPDVAKIKEAIYKQVRKR, from the coding sequence ATGTCAGAAACAAAAGTAGTAGCCTTACGGGAAGCTATCAATCTTGCTATGAGCGAGGAAATGCGTAAGGACGAAAAAATTATTTTGATGGGTGAAGATGTCGGTATTTATGGTGGTGACTTTGGAACTTCTGTTGGTATGCTGGCTGAATTTGGTGAAAAGCGTGTTAAAGATACCCCTATTTCAGAAGCAGCTATTGCAGGATCTGCAGTAGGTGCCGCTCAAACTGGACTTCGTCCTATTGTTGATTTGACCTTTATGGACTTTGTGACTATTGCCATGGATGCTATTGTTAATCAAGGTGCTAAAGCCAATTATATGTTTGGCGGCGGACTTAAAACGCCTGTAACCTTTCGTGTGGCCTCAGGCTCAGGTATCGGCTCAGCAGCGCAGCATTCTCAGTCACTAGAAGCTTGGTTAACTCATATTCCGGGAATCAAGGTGGTTGCGCCTGGCACAGTCAATGATGCTAAAGCCTTGCTCAAATCTGCTATTCGTGATAATAATATCGTTATTTTCATGGAACCAAAAGCGCTTTATGGCAAAAAAGAAGAGGTCAATTTAGATCCTGATTTTTATATTCCGCTTGGTAAAGGCGAAATTAAGCGCGAGGGAACAGATGTTACCATTGTGTCTTATGGTCGTATGCTGGAACGCGTTCTCAAAGCCGCTGAGGAAGTGGCGGCTGAAGATATCAGTGTTGAAGTTGTTGACCCGCGTACCCTTATTCCGCTTGATAAAGACTTAATTATTAATTCTGTGAAAAAGACGGGTAAGGTTATCCTAGTCAATGATGCTTATAAAACAGGTGGTTTCATTGGTGAAATAGCATCAGTGATCACTGAAAGCGAAGCCTTTGATTATTTAGATGCCCCGGTGCTTCGTCTCGCTTCTGAGGATGTGCCTGTTCCCTATTCTCATGTTCTTGAAACAGCCATTTTACCAGATGTAGCAAAAATTAAAGAAGCTATCTATAAACAAGTCAGGAAAAGATAG
- a CDS encoding dihydrolipoamide acetyltransferase encodes MAVEIIMPKLGVDMQEGEIIEWKKQEGDEVKEGEILLEIMSDKTNMEIEAEDSGVLLKIVKGNGQVVPVTEVIGYIGQAGEVLEIADVPASTVPKENSAAPAEKTKAMSSPTVAAAPQGKIRATPAARKAARDLGVNLNQVSGTGAKGRVHKEDVESFKAAQPKATPLARKIAIDKGIDLASVSGTGFGGKIIKEDILNLFEAAQPVKDVSDPAKEAAALPEGVEVIKMSAMRKAVAKSMVNSYLTAPTFTLNYDIDMTEMIALRKKLIDPIMEKTGFKVSFTDLIGLAVVKTLMKPEHRYLNASLINDATEIELHQFVNLGIAVGLDEGLLVPVVHGADKMSLSDFVVASKDVIKKAQIGKLKATEMSGSTFSITNLGMFGTKTFNPIINQPNSAILGVGATIQTPTVVDGEIKIRPIMALCLTIDHRLVDGMNGAKFMVDLKKLMENPFTLLI; translated from the coding sequence ATGGCAGTCGAAATTATTATGCCTAAACTTGGTGTTGATATGCAGGAAGGCGAAATCATCGAGTGGAAAAAACAAGAAGGTGATGAGGTCAAAGAAGGGGAGATCCTCCTTGAGATTATGTCTGACAAGACCAATATGGAAATCGAAGCTGAGGATTCAGGTGTCCTGCTTAAGATTGTTAAAGGAAATGGTCAAGTTGTTCCTGTAACTGAGGTCATTGGTTATATTGGTCAAGCAGGTGAAGTTCTTGAAATAGCTGATGTTCCTGCAAGTACAGTTCCTAAAGAAAATAGTGCAGCACCTGCTGAAAAAACAAAAGCAATGTCTTCTCCGACAGTTGCAGCAGCCCCTCAAGGAAAGATTCGAGCAACACCAGCAGCTCGTAAGGCGGCTCGTGATCTAGGAGTTAACCTGAATCAGGTTTCAGGGACAGGCGCTAAAGGCCGTGTTCACAAGGAAGATGTTGAAAGCTTTAAAGCAGCTCAGCCTAAAGCAACACCATTAGCTAGGAAAATTGCTATAGATAAAGGTATTGATCTAGCCAGTGTCTCAGGAACAGGTTTTGGCGGCAAAATTATCAAGGAAGATATTTTAAATCTGTTTGAGGCAGCTCAGCCTGTTAAAGATGTGTCAGATCCTGCTAAAGAAGCAGCTGCCTTACCAGAGGGTGTTGAAGTCATTAAGATGTCTGCCATGCGTAAGGCAGTGGCTAAAAGCATGGTCAATTCTTATCTGACAGCTCCAACTTTTACTCTCAATTATGACATTGACATGACTGAGATGATTGCGTTGCGTAAAAAGTTAATTGATCCTATCATGGAAAAAACAGGTTTTAAAGTTAGCTTCACAGATTTGATTGGTCTGGCGGTCGTAAAAACCTTAATGAAACCAGAACATCGTTACCTCAATGCTTCACTCATTAATGACGCGACTGAGATTGAACTTCATCAATTTGTTAACCTTGGTATCGCCGTTGGACTTGATGAAGGACTGTTAGTACCTGTTGTTCATGGTGCAGATAAGATGAGCTTGTCAGATTTTGTTGTAGCTTCAAAGGATGTCATTAAGAAAGCTCAGATCGGTAAATTAAAAGCCACTGAAATGTCTGGTTCAACCTTTTCCATTACAAACTTGGGGATGTTTGGCACTAAGACTTTCAACCCCATTATCAATCAGCCAAATTCGGCTATTTTGGGTGTAGGAGCAACTATCCAAACGCCAACTGTTGTGGATGGTGAAATTAAGATTCGTCCAATCATGGCACTGTGCTTGACCATCGATCACCGCTTGGTTGATGGCATGAACGGCGCTAAGTTCATGGTTGATCTTAAAAAACTGATGGAAAATCCATTTACATTATTAATTTGA
- the lpdA gene encoding dihydrolipoyl dehydrogenase, translated as MAVEIIMPKLGVDMQEGEIIEWKKQEGDEVKEGDILLEIMSDKTNMEIEAEDSGVLLKIVKGNGQVVPVTEVIGYIGAAGEAIETNAAPAASADDLKAAGLEVPDTLGESAAPAAQKTPLADDEYDMIVVGGGPAGYYAAIRGAQLGGKVAIVEKSEFGGTCLNKGCIPTKTYLKNAEILDGIKIAAGRGINFASTNYTVDMDKTVAFKDTVVKTLTSGVQGLLKANKVTIFNGLGQVNPDKTVTVGSETIKGHNIILATGSKVSRINIPGIDSPLVLTSDDILDLREIPKSLAVMGGGVVGIELGLVYASYGTEVTVIEMADRIIPAMDKEVSLELQKILSKKGMNIKTSVGVAEIVEANNQLTLKLNDGSEVVAEKALLSIGRVPQLSGLENLNLELERGRIKVDDYQETSISGIYAPGDVNGRKMLAHAAYRMGEVAAENAIWGNVRKANLKYTPAAVYTHPEVAMCGITEEQARQEYGNVLVGKSSFSGNGRAIASNEAQGFVKVVADAKYHEILGVHIIGPAAAEMINEASTIMENELTVDELLRSIHGHPTFSEVMYEAFADVLGEAIHNPPKRR; from the coding sequence ATGGCAGTCGAAATTATTATGCCCAAACTCGGTGTTGATATGCAGGAAGGCGAAATCATTGAGTGGAAAAAACAAGAAGGTGATGAGGTCAAAGAAGGGGATATCCTCCTTGAAATCATGTCTGACAAGACCAATATGGAAATTGAAGCTGAGGATTCAGGTGTCCTGCTCAAAATTGTTAAAGGAAATGGTCAAGTTGTCCCTGTGACTGAGGTCATTGGTTATATTGGTGCTGCTGGTGAAGCGATTGAAACAAATGCGGCACCAGCAGCTTCAGCTGATGATCTTAAAGCAGCGGGTCTTGAAGTTCCTGATACTTTAGGCGAGTCAGCAGCACCAGCAGCTCAAAAAACTCCGCTTGCTGATGATGAATATGATATGATTGTCGTTGGTGGTGGTCCTGCTGGTTATTATGCTGCTATTCGCGGTGCACAATTGGGCGGCAAGGTTGCTATCGTCGAAAAATCAGAATTTGGAGGGACCTGTTTAAATAAAGGCTGCATTCCAACTAAAACTTATCTTAAGAATGCTGAAATCCTTGATGGCATCAAAATTGCAGCGGGCCGTGGTATTAATTTTGCTTCAACCAACTATACCGTTGACATGGACAAAACGGTTGCCTTTAAAGATACCGTTGTTAAAACATTGACAAGTGGGGTTCAGGGTCTTCTTAAAGCCAATAAAGTGACTATTTTCAATGGTCTCGGTCAGGTTAATCCTGATAAGACAGTGACTGTCGGTTCGGAAACGATTAAAGGACATAATATTATCCTTGCAACAGGTTCAAAAGTGTCTCGTATTAATATTCCGGGAATTGATTCACCTCTTGTTTTAACATCGGATGATATTCTTGATCTTCGTGAAATTCCAAAGTCACTTGCTGTTATGGGCGGTGGTGTTGTCGGCATTGAACTCGGTCTTGTTTACGCTTCTTATGGGACAGAAGTGACTGTTATTGAAATGGCTGATCGCATTATTCCTGCTATGGACAAGGAAGTATCGCTTGAACTGCAAAAAATTCTATCCAAGAAAGGAATGAATATTAAGACTTCTGTTGGTGTGGCTGAAATTGTTGAAGCTAACAATCAATTAACGCTGAAACTCAATGATGGCTCTGAAGTTGTGGCTGAAAAGGCCCTGCTTTCTATTGGTCGTGTCCCACAATTAAGCGGTTTGGAAAATCTTAATCTGGAACTTGAACGCGGTCGCATCAAAGTGGACGATTATCAGGAAACCTCTATTTCAGGTATTTATGCCCCGGGTGATGTTAATGGAAGAAAGATGTTAGCGCATGCTGCCTATCGTATGGGTGAAGTAGCTGCCGAAAATGCTATCTGGGGAAATGTTCGTAAGGCTAACCTGAAATATACACCAGCAGCTGTTTACACCCATCCAGAGGTTGCTATGTGCGGTATTACTGAAGAACAAGCCCGTCAAGAGTATGGAAACGTCTTAGTTGGGAAATCCTCTTTTTCAGGAAATGGACGTGCGATCGCTTCTAATGAAGCACAAGGATTTGTCAAAGTTGTCGCAGATGCTAAATACCATGAAATTCTTGGAGTCCATATTATTGGACCAGCAGCTGCTGAGATGATTAATGAAGCCTCAACGATTATGGAAAATGAGTTGACGGTTGATGAGCTGCTACGTTCTATTCATGGCCATCCTACCTTCTCGGAGGTTATGTATGAAGCCTTTGCAGACGTCCTTGGCGAAGCTATCCATAACCCGCCAAAGCGTCGTTAA